One window from the genome of Nomascus leucogenys isolate Asia chromosome 12, Asia_NLE_v1, whole genome shotgun sequence encodes:
- the DENND4B gene encoding DENN domain-containing protein 4B isoform X1, protein MEADAVSEGGAMAEERPPRLVDYFVVAGLAGNGAPIPEETWVPEPSGPLRPPRPAEPITDVAVIARALGEEVPQGYTCIQASAGGHPLELSAGLLGGTQPVICYRRGRDKPPLVELGVLYEGKERPKPGFQVLDTTPYSHSANLAPPGPGHPRTYLTYRRAAEGAGLHALGITDLCLVLPSKGEGTPHTYCRLPRNLNSGMWGPAVYLCYKVGLAKANTLVYEAELLGRYPEEDNEAFPLPESVPVFCLPMGATIECWPAQTKYPVPVFSTFVLTGAAGDKVYGAALQFYEAFPRARLSERQARALGLLSAVERGRALGGRAVRSRRAIAVLSRWPAFPAFRAFLTFLYRYSVSGPHRLPLEAHISHFIHNVPFPSPQRPRILVQMSPYDNLLLCQPVSSPLPLSGASFLQLLQSLGPELAITLLLAVLTEHKLLVHSLRPDLLTSVCEALVSMIFPLHWQCPYIPLCPLVLADVLSAPVPFIVGIHSSYFDLHDPPADVICVDLDTNTLFQTEEKKLLSPRTLPRRPYKVLLATLTNLYQQLDQTYTGPEEEASLEFLLTDYEAVCGRRARLEREVQGAFLRFMACLLKGYRVFLRPLTQAPSEGARDVDNLFFLQGFLKSRERSSHKLYSQLLHTQMFSQFIEECSFGSARHAALEFFDSCVDKVHPEQEKPEPTPLVELEELSGSELTVFITPPEEPPIPEGSESTPQYCYDGFPELRAELFESLQEQPGALPVPGPSRSAPSSPAPRRTKQEMKVAQRMAQKSAAVPELWARCLLGHCYGLWFLCLPAYVRSAPSRVQALHTAYHVLRQMESGKVVLPDEVCYRVLMQLCSHYGQPVLSVRVMLEMRQAGIVPNTITYGYYNKAVLESKWPSGTPGGRLRWAKLRNVVLGAAQFRQPLRERQQQQQQQQQQQQQQEQVSAHQEAGSSQAEPYLERPSPARPLQRQTTWAGRSLRDPASPPGRLVKSGSLGSARGAQPTVEAGVAHMIEALGILEPRGSPVPWHDGSLSDLSLTGEEPVPGGSPGASGSALSAQSTEALEGLSGRGPKAGGRQDEAGTPRRGLGARLQQLLTPSRHSPASRIPPPELPPDLPPPARRSPMDSLLHPRERPGSTASESSASLGSEWDLSESSLSNLSLRRSSERLSDTPGSFQSPSLEILLSSCSLCRACDSLVYDEEIMAGWAPDDSNLNTTCPFCACPFVPLLSVQTLDSRPSVPSPKSAGASGSKDAPVPGGPGPVLSDRRLCLALDEPQLCNGHMGGASRRVESGAWAYLSPLVLRKELESLVENEGSEVLALPELPSAHPIIFWNLLWYFQRLRLPSILPGLVLASCDGPSHPQAPSPWLTPDPASVQVRLLWDVLTPDPNSCPPLYVLWRVHSQIPQRVVWPGPVPASLSLALLESVLRHVGLNEVHKAVGLLLETLGPPPTGLHLQRGIYREILFLTMAALGKDHVDIVAFDKKYKSAFNKLASSMGKEELRQRRAQMPTPKAIDCRKCFGAPPEC, encoded by the exons ATGGAGGCAG ATGCAGTGAGTGAGGGGGGGGCCATGGCGGAGGAGCGGCCCCCCCGGCTGGTGGATTACTTCGTGGTAGCTGGGCTTGCAGGGAACGGAGCACCCATCCCTGAGGAAACGTGGGTTCCCGAACCCAGTGGGCCCCTGCGCCCTCCCCGGCCAGCTGAGCCCATCACAGATGTGGCAGTCATCGCTAGGGCACTGGGCGAGGAAGTACCCCAGGGCTACACATGCATCCAGGCTTCCGCTGGGGGCCACCCCTTGGAACTCAGTGCTGGGCTTCTGGGTGGAACTCAACCTGTCATCTGCTACCGCAGGGGCCGTGACAAGCCCCCCCTCGTTGAGCTGGG GGTGTTGTATGAGGGGAAGGAACGTCCCAAGCCTGGCTTCCAAGTGCTCGACACGACACCCTACAGCCACTCAGCAAACCTGGCCCCTCCAGGCCCCGGGCACCCCCGCACCTACCTCACTTACCGGCGGGCAGCAGAGGGGGCAGGGCTGCATGCCCTGGGCATCACTGACCTCTGCCTGGTGCTGCCCAGTAAAGGCGAGGGCACTCCTCATACTTACTGCCGGCTGCCCCGCAACCTCAACTCTGGCATG TGGGGCCCAGCAGTGTACCTGTGCTATAAGGTGGGCCTGGCGAAGGCCAACACGCTGGTGTACGAGGCAG AGCTGCTGGGCCGCTACCCGGAGGAGGACAATGAGGCGTTCCCGCTGCCCGAGTCAGTGCCCGTCTTCTGCCTGCCCATGGGGGCCACTATCGAGTGCTGGCCTGCCCAGACCAAGTACCCCGTGCCTGTCTTCTCCACTTTTGTGCTCACGGGTGCAGCTGGTGATAAG GTGTATGGTGCCGCCCTGCAGTTCTACGAGGCGTTCCCAAGGGCCAGGCTGTCAGAGCGACAGGCACGGGCACTGGGCCTGCTGAGCGCTGTGGAGCGGGGTCGGGCACTGGGGGGCAGAGCTGTGCGCAGCCGGCGTGCCATCGCTGTGCTGTCCCGCTGGCCTGCCTTCCCTGCCTTCCGCGCCTTCCTCACCTTCCTTTACCGCTACTCCGTCTCAGGCCCCCACCGCCTACCCTTGGAAGC gcacATCTCCCACTTCATTCACAAcgtccccttcccttccccacagAGACCCCGCATCCTAGTGCAG ATGTCTCCCTATGACAACTTGCTCCTCTGTCAGCCTGTATCCTCACCCCTGCCCCTCAG TGGTGCCAGCTTCCTGCAGCTGCTGCAGAGCCTGGGCCCTGAGCTGGCTATCACACTGCTGCTGGCTGTGCTCACAGAGCACAAGCTGCTGGTCCACTCGCTGCGGCCAGACCTGCTCACTAGCGTCTGTGAGGCCCTCGTCTCG ATGATCTTCCCACTGCACTGGCAGTGCCCCTACATTCCTCTGTGCCCGCTGGTGCTGGCAGATGTGCTGAGTGCCCCAGTGCCCTTCATTGTGGGTATCCACTCCAGCTACTTTGATCTGCATGACCCGCCTGCTGATGTCATCTGTGTCGACCTTGATACCAACACGCTCTTCCA GACTGAGGAAAAGAAGCTCCTCTCCCCTCGGACCCTGCCCCGCAGACCCTACAAGGTTCTGCTGGCCACACTGACAAACTTGTACCAGCAGCTGGACCAGA CATACACTGGACCTGAGGAGGAGGCATCCCTGGAGTTCCTACTGACAGACTACGAGGCAGTGTGTGGCCGCAGGGCCCGGCTGGAGCGCGAAGTCCAAGGAGCCTTCCTCCGCTTCATGGCCTGTCTGCTCAAGGGCTACCGGGTCTTCCTGCGCCCACTCACCCAGGCCCCCTCCGAGGGAGCTCGTGATGTTGACAACCTTTTCTTCCTGCAGG GCTTCCTCAAATCCCGGGAACGCTCCAGCCACAAACTTTACTCTCAGCTGCTGCACACACAGATGTTCTCACAGTTCATTGAGGAGTGCTCTTTTGGCTCTGCTCGCCATGCTGCCCTTGAATTCTTTGACTCTTGTGTTGACAAG GTCCACCCAGAGCAGGAGAAGCCTGAGCCGACACCCTTAGTGGAGCTAGAGGAGCTGTCAGGAAGTGAGCTCACTGTCTTTATCACACCTCCCGAGGAGCCTCCCATACCAGAGGGCAGTGAATCCACTCCCCAGTACTG CTACGATGGATTCCCAGAGCTACGGGCTGAGTTGTTTGAGTCTCTTCAAGAGCAACCTGGGGCCCTGCCTGTGCCAGGCCCTTCCCGCAGTGCCCCCAGCAGTCCTGCTCCTCGCCGTACCAAACAG gagatgaaggttgcacaGCGGATGGCACAGAAGTCAGCAGCTGTGCCTGAGCTGTGGGCCCGGTGCCTGCTGGGGCACTGCTATGGGCTGTGGTTCCTGTGTCTGCCTGCCTATGTGCGGTCGGCACCCTCCCGAGTGCAGGCACTGCACACAGCCTACCATGTGCTGCGCCAGATGGAGAGCGGCAAGGTGGTGCTCCCTGATGAG GTGTGTTACCGGGTACTGATGCAGCTCTGCTCACACTATGGGCAGCCTGTGCTGTCTGTGCGGGTCATGCTGGAGATGCGGCAGGCAGGCATTGTGCCCAACACCATCACCTATGGCTACTACAATAAG GCTGTGTTGGAAAGCAAGTGGCCGTCTGGCACGCCAGGTGGGCGTCTGCGCTGGGCCAAGCTCCGGAATGTTGTCTTGGGGGCTGCTCAGTTCCGCCAGCCCTTGAGAGAAcggcaacagcagcagcagcagcagcagcagcagcagcagcagcaggagcaagTGTCAGCACATCAAGAGGCAGGCAGCTCCCAGGCAG AGCCCTATTTGGAGCGCCCTTCCCCTGCTCGCCCTCTTCAGCGCCAGACTACTTGGGCTGGGCGAAGTCTGAGAGACCCGGCCTCACCCCCTGGACGCCTGGTGAAGAGTGGTAGCCTGGGCAGTGCCCGAGGGGCACAGCCCACTGTGGAGGCCGGTGTGGCCCACA TGATAGAGGCCTTGGGGATCCTGGAACCCCGGGGATCACCTGTGCCCTGGCACGATGGAAGTCTCTCAGACCTGAGCCTGACAGGGGAGGAGCCGGTCCCTGGAGGCAGCCCAGGGGCCTCAGGCTCAGCCCTGAGTGCCCAGTCCACTGAGGCCCTGGAAGGGCTAAGTGGGCGGGGACCCAAGGCTGGTGGGCGACAGGATGAGGCAGGCACCCCCCGACGAGGGCTGGGTGCCCGCCTCCAACAGCTGCTCACTCCTTCCCGCCACTCCCCCGCCTCCCGCATTCCCCCACCTGAGCTGCCTCCTGACCTGCCTCCCCCAGCCCGCCGCAGCCCCATGGACAGTCTTCTGCACCCCCGGGAGCGCCCTGGATCCACTGCCTCCGAG AGCTCAGCCTCTCTGGGCAGTGAGTGGGACCTCTCAGAATCTTCTCTCAGCAACCTGAGTCTTCGCCGTTCCTCAGAGCGCCTCAGTGACACCCCTGGATCCTTCCAGTCACCTTCCCTGGAA ATTCTGCTGTCCAGCTGCTCCCTGTGCCGTGCCTGTGATTCGCTGGTGTACGATGAGGAAATCATGGCTGGCTGGGCACCTGATGACTCTAACCTCAACACAACCTGCCCCTTCTGCGCCTGCCCCTTTGTGCCCCTGCTCAGTGTCCAGACCCTTGATTCCCGGCCCAG TGTCCCAAGCCCCAAGTCTGCTGGTGCCAGTGGCAGCAAAGATGCTCCTGTCCCTGGGGGTCCTGGCCCTGTGCTCAGTGACCGCAGGCTCTGCCTTGCTCTGGATGAGCCCCAGCTCTGCAACGGGCACATGGGG GGAGCCTCCCGGCGGGTTGAAAGTGGGGCATGGGCATACCTGAGCCCCCTGGTGCTGCGTAAGGAGCTGGAGTCGCTGGTAGAGAATGAGGGCAGTGAGGTGCTGGCGTTGCCTGAACTGCCCTCTGCCCACCCCATCATCTTCTGGAACCTTTTGTGGTATTTCCAACGGCTACGCCTGCCCAGTATTCTACCAGGCCTGGTGCTGGCCTCCTGTGATGGGCCTTCGCACCCCCAG GCCCCATCTCCTTGGCTAACCCCTGATCCAGCCTCTGTTCAGGTACGGCTGCTGTGGGATGTACTGACCCCTGACCCCAATAGCTGCCCACCTCTCTATGTGCTCTGGAGGGTCCACA GCCAGATCCCCCAGCGGGTGGTATGGCCAGGCCCAGTACCTGCATCCCTTAGTTTGGCACTGTTGGAGTCGGTGCTGCGCCATGTTGGACTCAATGAAGTGCACAAGGCTGTGGGGCTCCTGCTGGAAACTCTAGGGCCCCCACCCACTGGCCTGCACCTGCAGAG GGGAATCTACCGTGAGATCTTATTCCTGACAATGGCTGCTCTGGGCAAGGACCACGTGGATATAG TGGCCTTCGATAAGAAGTACAAGTCTGCCTTCAACAAGCTGGCCAGCAGCATGGGCAAGGAGGAGCTGAGGCAGCGGCGGGCACAGATGCCCACTCCCAAGGCCATTGACTGCCGAAAATGTTTTGGAGCACCTCCGGAATGCTAG
- the DENND4B gene encoding DENN domain-containing protein 4B isoform X2: MAEERPPRLVDYFVVAGLAGNGAPIPEETWVPEPSGPLRPPRPAEPITDVAVIARALGEEVPQGYTCIQASAGGHPLELSAGLLGGTQPVICYRRGRDKPPLVELGVLYEGKERPKPGFQVLDTTPYSHSANLAPPGPGHPRTYLTYRRAAEGAGLHALGITDLCLVLPSKGEGTPHTYCRLPRNLNSGMWGPAVYLCYKVGLAKANTLVYEAELLGRYPEEDNEAFPLPESVPVFCLPMGATIECWPAQTKYPVPVFSTFVLTGAAGDKVYGAALQFYEAFPRARLSERQARALGLLSAVERGRALGGRAVRSRRAIAVLSRWPAFPAFRAFLTFLYRYSVSGPHRLPLEAHISHFIHNVPFPSPQRPRILVQMSPYDNLLLCQPVSSPLPLSGASFLQLLQSLGPELAITLLLAVLTEHKLLVHSLRPDLLTSVCEALVSMIFPLHWQCPYIPLCPLVLADVLSAPVPFIVGIHSSYFDLHDPPADVICVDLDTNTLFQTEEKKLLSPRTLPRRPYKVLLATLTNLYQQLDQTYTGPEEEASLEFLLTDYEAVCGRRARLEREVQGAFLRFMACLLKGYRVFLRPLTQAPSEGARDVDNLFFLQGFLKSRERSSHKLYSQLLHTQMFSQFIEECSFGSARHAALEFFDSCVDKVHPEQEKPEPTPLVELEELSGSELTVFITPPEEPPIPEGSESTPQYCYDGFPELRAELFESLQEQPGALPVPGPSRSAPSSPAPRRTKQEMKVAQRMAQKSAAVPELWARCLLGHCYGLWFLCLPAYVRSAPSRVQALHTAYHVLRQMESGKVVLPDEVCYRVLMQLCSHYGQPVLSVRVMLEMRQAGIVPNTITYGYYNKAVLESKWPSGTPGGRLRWAKLRNVVLGAAQFRQPLRERQQQQQQQQQQQQQQEQVSAHQEAGSSQAEPYLERPSPARPLQRQTTWAGRSLRDPASPPGRLVKSGSLGSARGAQPTVEAGVAHMIEALGILEPRGSPVPWHDGSLSDLSLTGEEPVPGGSPGASGSALSAQSTEALEGLSGRGPKAGGRQDEAGTPRRGLGARLQQLLTPSRHSPASRIPPPELPPDLPPPARRSPMDSLLHPRERPGSTASESSASLGSEWDLSESSLSNLSLRRSSERLSDTPGSFQSPSLEILLSSCSLCRACDSLVYDEEIMAGWAPDDSNLNTTCPFCACPFVPLLSVQTLDSRPSVPSPKSAGASGSKDAPVPGGPGPVLSDRRLCLALDEPQLCNGHMGGASRRVESGAWAYLSPLVLRKELESLVENEGSEVLALPELPSAHPIIFWNLLWYFQRLRLPSILPGLVLASCDGPSHPQAPSPWLTPDPASVQVRLLWDVLTPDPNSCPPLYVLWRVHSQIPQRVVWPGPVPASLSLALLESVLRHVGLNEVHKAVGLLLETLGPPPTGLHLQRGIYREILFLTMAALGKDHVDIVAFDKKYKSAFNKLASSMGKEELRQRRAQMPTPKAIDCRKCFGAPPEC; the protein is encoded by the exons ATGGCGGAGGAGCGGCCCCCCCGGCTGGTGGATTACTTCGTGGTAGCTGGGCTTGCAGGGAACGGAGCACCCATCCCTGAGGAAACGTGGGTTCCCGAACCCAGTGGGCCCCTGCGCCCTCCCCGGCCAGCTGAGCCCATCACAGATGTGGCAGTCATCGCTAGGGCACTGGGCGAGGAAGTACCCCAGGGCTACACATGCATCCAGGCTTCCGCTGGGGGCCACCCCTTGGAACTCAGTGCTGGGCTTCTGGGTGGAACTCAACCTGTCATCTGCTACCGCAGGGGCCGTGACAAGCCCCCCCTCGTTGAGCTGGG GGTGTTGTATGAGGGGAAGGAACGTCCCAAGCCTGGCTTCCAAGTGCTCGACACGACACCCTACAGCCACTCAGCAAACCTGGCCCCTCCAGGCCCCGGGCACCCCCGCACCTACCTCACTTACCGGCGGGCAGCAGAGGGGGCAGGGCTGCATGCCCTGGGCATCACTGACCTCTGCCTGGTGCTGCCCAGTAAAGGCGAGGGCACTCCTCATACTTACTGCCGGCTGCCCCGCAACCTCAACTCTGGCATG TGGGGCCCAGCAGTGTACCTGTGCTATAAGGTGGGCCTGGCGAAGGCCAACACGCTGGTGTACGAGGCAG AGCTGCTGGGCCGCTACCCGGAGGAGGACAATGAGGCGTTCCCGCTGCCCGAGTCAGTGCCCGTCTTCTGCCTGCCCATGGGGGCCACTATCGAGTGCTGGCCTGCCCAGACCAAGTACCCCGTGCCTGTCTTCTCCACTTTTGTGCTCACGGGTGCAGCTGGTGATAAG GTGTATGGTGCCGCCCTGCAGTTCTACGAGGCGTTCCCAAGGGCCAGGCTGTCAGAGCGACAGGCACGGGCACTGGGCCTGCTGAGCGCTGTGGAGCGGGGTCGGGCACTGGGGGGCAGAGCTGTGCGCAGCCGGCGTGCCATCGCTGTGCTGTCCCGCTGGCCTGCCTTCCCTGCCTTCCGCGCCTTCCTCACCTTCCTTTACCGCTACTCCGTCTCAGGCCCCCACCGCCTACCCTTGGAAGC gcacATCTCCCACTTCATTCACAAcgtccccttcccttccccacagAGACCCCGCATCCTAGTGCAG ATGTCTCCCTATGACAACTTGCTCCTCTGTCAGCCTGTATCCTCACCCCTGCCCCTCAG TGGTGCCAGCTTCCTGCAGCTGCTGCAGAGCCTGGGCCCTGAGCTGGCTATCACACTGCTGCTGGCTGTGCTCACAGAGCACAAGCTGCTGGTCCACTCGCTGCGGCCAGACCTGCTCACTAGCGTCTGTGAGGCCCTCGTCTCG ATGATCTTCCCACTGCACTGGCAGTGCCCCTACATTCCTCTGTGCCCGCTGGTGCTGGCAGATGTGCTGAGTGCCCCAGTGCCCTTCATTGTGGGTATCCACTCCAGCTACTTTGATCTGCATGACCCGCCTGCTGATGTCATCTGTGTCGACCTTGATACCAACACGCTCTTCCA GACTGAGGAAAAGAAGCTCCTCTCCCCTCGGACCCTGCCCCGCAGACCCTACAAGGTTCTGCTGGCCACACTGACAAACTTGTACCAGCAGCTGGACCAGA CATACACTGGACCTGAGGAGGAGGCATCCCTGGAGTTCCTACTGACAGACTACGAGGCAGTGTGTGGCCGCAGGGCCCGGCTGGAGCGCGAAGTCCAAGGAGCCTTCCTCCGCTTCATGGCCTGTCTGCTCAAGGGCTACCGGGTCTTCCTGCGCCCACTCACCCAGGCCCCCTCCGAGGGAGCTCGTGATGTTGACAACCTTTTCTTCCTGCAGG GCTTCCTCAAATCCCGGGAACGCTCCAGCCACAAACTTTACTCTCAGCTGCTGCACACACAGATGTTCTCACAGTTCATTGAGGAGTGCTCTTTTGGCTCTGCTCGCCATGCTGCCCTTGAATTCTTTGACTCTTGTGTTGACAAG GTCCACCCAGAGCAGGAGAAGCCTGAGCCGACACCCTTAGTGGAGCTAGAGGAGCTGTCAGGAAGTGAGCTCACTGTCTTTATCACACCTCCCGAGGAGCCTCCCATACCAGAGGGCAGTGAATCCACTCCCCAGTACTG CTACGATGGATTCCCAGAGCTACGGGCTGAGTTGTTTGAGTCTCTTCAAGAGCAACCTGGGGCCCTGCCTGTGCCAGGCCCTTCCCGCAGTGCCCCCAGCAGTCCTGCTCCTCGCCGTACCAAACAG gagatgaaggttgcacaGCGGATGGCACAGAAGTCAGCAGCTGTGCCTGAGCTGTGGGCCCGGTGCCTGCTGGGGCACTGCTATGGGCTGTGGTTCCTGTGTCTGCCTGCCTATGTGCGGTCGGCACCCTCCCGAGTGCAGGCACTGCACACAGCCTACCATGTGCTGCGCCAGATGGAGAGCGGCAAGGTGGTGCTCCCTGATGAG GTGTGTTACCGGGTACTGATGCAGCTCTGCTCACACTATGGGCAGCCTGTGCTGTCTGTGCGGGTCATGCTGGAGATGCGGCAGGCAGGCATTGTGCCCAACACCATCACCTATGGCTACTACAATAAG GCTGTGTTGGAAAGCAAGTGGCCGTCTGGCACGCCAGGTGGGCGTCTGCGCTGGGCCAAGCTCCGGAATGTTGTCTTGGGGGCTGCTCAGTTCCGCCAGCCCTTGAGAGAAcggcaacagcagcagcagcagcagcagcagcagcagcagcagcaggagcaagTGTCAGCACATCAAGAGGCAGGCAGCTCCCAGGCAG AGCCCTATTTGGAGCGCCCTTCCCCTGCTCGCCCTCTTCAGCGCCAGACTACTTGGGCTGGGCGAAGTCTGAGAGACCCGGCCTCACCCCCTGGACGCCTGGTGAAGAGTGGTAGCCTGGGCAGTGCCCGAGGGGCACAGCCCACTGTGGAGGCCGGTGTGGCCCACA TGATAGAGGCCTTGGGGATCCTGGAACCCCGGGGATCACCTGTGCCCTGGCACGATGGAAGTCTCTCAGACCTGAGCCTGACAGGGGAGGAGCCGGTCCCTGGAGGCAGCCCAGGGGCCTCAGGCTCAGCCCTGAGTGCCCAGTCCACTGAGGCCCTGGAAGGGCTAAGTGGGCGGGGACCCAAGGCTGGTGGGCGACAGGATGAGGCAGGCACCCCCCGACGAGGGCTGGGTGCCCGCCTCCAACAGCTGCTCACTCCTTCCCGCCACTCCCCCGCCTCCCGCATTCCCCCACCTGAGCTGCCTCCTGACCTGCCTCCCCCAGCCCGCCGCAGCCCCATGGACAGTCTTCTGCACCCCCGGGAGCGCCCTGGATCCACTGCCTCCGAG AGCTCAGCCTCTCTGGGCAGTGAGTGGGACCTCTCAGAATCTTCTCTCAGCAACCTGAGTCTTCGCCGTTCCTCAGAGCGCCTCAGTGACACCCCTGGATCCTTCCAGTCACCTTCCCTGGAA ATTCTGCTGTCCAGCTGCTCCCTGTGCCGTGCCTGTGATTCGCTGGTGTACGATGAGGAAATCATGGCTGGCTGGGCACCTGATGACTCTAACCTCAACACAACCTGCCCCTTCTGCGCCTGCCCCTTTGTGCCCCTGCTCAGTGTCCAGACCCTTGATTCCCGGCCCAG TGTCCCAAGCCCCAAGTCTGCTGGTGCCAGTGGCAGCAAAGATGCTCCTGTCCCTGGGGGTCCTGGCCCTGTGCTCAGTGACCGCAGGCTCTGCCTTGCTCTGGATGAGCCCCAGCTCTGCAACGGGCACATGGGG GGAGCCTCCCGGCGGGTTGAAAGTGGGGCATGGGCATACCTGAGCCCCCTGGTGCTGCGTAAGGAGCTGGAGTCGCTGGTAGAGAATGAGGGCAGTGAGGTGCTGGCGTTGCCTGAACTGCCCTCTGCCCACCCCATCATCTTCTGGAACCTTTTGTGGTATTTCCAACGGCTACGCCTGCCCAGTATTCTACCAGGCCTGGTGCTGGCCTCCTGTGATGGGCCTTCGCACCCCCAG GCCCCATCTCCTTGGCTAACCCCTGATCCAGCCTCTGTTCAGGTACGGCTGCTGTGGGATGTACTGACCCCTGACCCCAATAGCTGCCCACCTCTCTATGTGCTCTGGAGGGTCCACA GCCAGATCCCCCAGCGGGTGGTATGGCCAGGCCCAGTACCTGCATCCCTTAGTTTGGCACTGTTGGAGTCGGTGCTGCGCCATGTTGGACTCAATGAAGTGCACAAGGCTGTGGGGCTCCTGCTGGAAACTCTAGGGCCCCCACCCACTGGCCTGCACCTGCAGAG GGGAATCTACCGTGAGATCTTATTCCTGACAATGGCTGCTCTGGGCAAGGACCACGTGGATATAG TGGCCTTCGATAAGAAGTACAAGTCTGCCTTCAACAAGCTGGCCAGCAGCATGGGCAAGGAGGAGCTGAGGCAGCGGCGGGCACAGATGCCCACTCCCAAGGCCATTGACTGCCGAAAATGTTTTGGAGCACCTCCGGAATGCTAG